One Mercurialis annua linkage group LG3, ddMerAnnu1.2, whole genome shotgun sequence DNA window includes the following coding sequences:
- the LOC126671522 gene encoding secreted RxLR effector protein 161-like, with the protein MAKIPYASAIGSLMYAMLCTRPDIAYAVSLTSRYQSNPGSEHWMTVKNIFKYLRRTKDMVLTYGGGDLKIDGFTDSDFQSDIDDRKSISGFVFTCNGGAVSWKSSKQETTADSTTEAEYIAASDAAKEAVWIKKFVSELGVVPTIESAVPLFCDNNGAIAQAKEPRSHQKSKHIERRYHIIREIVGKGDVSLQKIASAENTADPLTKPMTQSQLDLHLEKMGLRYSSQWH; encoded by the coding sequence atggcaaagataccatatgcttcggcaattggtagtcttatgtatgctatgttgtgtacgcggccagatattgcctatgcagttagtttgactagcagatatcaatccaatccaggttcagaacactggatgacggttaagaatatctttaagtacttgagaagaactaaagatatggtcttaacatatggaggaggtgatcttAAAATAGAtggctttacagattctgattttcaatcagatatagacgatcgtaagtctatatctggattcgtattcacgtgtaatggaggagcagtgagttggaagagttccaaacaagaaaccactgcagattccactacagaagccgagtatattgcggcatcagatgctgcaaaggaagctgtttggattaagaagtttgtttctgaacttggtgtggttcctaccattgagtcggcggttcctcttttctgcgacaacaatggtgctatagcccaggccaaggaaccccggtctcaccaaaaatccaaacacatagaaaggcgatatcatattatccgagaaattgttggaaaaggagatgtgtctctccaaaagatagcatcagccgaaaacacggctgacccactgacaaagcccatgacccagagtcaattagatttacatcttgagaagatggggcttagatatagtagccaatggcactag